atcatcatcatcatcatcatcatcatcatcaaaagAAGCAAAACGATTCAGCCTTCAGGTTTAGATAAAAGAGACGAAATGAAGCatttattattttcctttattagTTTATATATGCATTTGTTCTATTTTATCCTTTTAATATCGACTGTACCACTTTCCAATTTCATCCTACAAAAGAAAATCCCTTACCTCTCACATAGCTACTAACTATGCCTCTCACAACATTTAAGCCATATCATATTCCAAACTTTTGATATTTAAATTGTAACGTACCAGTTTCCAAAAGCCACAGTTTGCAACACCCTGATGGAGAAAGGCACAataatattggataaaataatacttaagagttattcttcgaggacgcgccggatatgagctgatatatataaccaacgaggccgtaggccgagttggttattatcagcgcaagtccgagaagaataactgttttagtaaattttcaagcaattgtcttgatttcttcgggtgaaacctccgcaaatcgtgacattttctttaccgacgacgccgcgaaacaattttttccgacctccaaaatttcagcacaagaaattcgccatcagattttccttatttggtcaaacttaacgataatggctcatatgatgggcttagggaaccaatcagaaagctggaaaatcattatcctgagctaaaaatttactaaatatacatattccttacactgtttgatcagcTTTGTTTTTCCTCATCGCTCCAGACGTCGAAGAAGTCTGGTGACGACTTGTTGCAGTCATCCACGTTTGATATGTTAAGTGTGTCATTGGGAAACTTAAATTAATTTGATTACTTTATTGAGATTTGATACCCTTCTTACAACAACGagacacaaaaaaaaagatgttttccTTGTTAATCATGCAAGTACTAGTCTAACTTCAGAACAGATATTGGAAACACAGCGTTTTCGCTTCACCgttaatacagggatattttatACTTTCAAAAATGACCAGGACAAATTTAATGATATCAACGCACAAGCTGAGAACGAGACCTACAAATGGAACTGATTCTcttaggcccgtttcaaacgtcgcaTTTTCGTTGCATCGAatgcaattgaaacaaaagataatGAAGCAAGTCACCTCattatcttttgtttcaatggcATTCGATGCGACGAAAATGCGACGTTGAGTGGGTTATTTAGTCGGTTGCCCGTTCTTCCATGTTCTCTTTAGGAAAGTCACATGAATGAGCGTTTCCTGTagctgaaataaaaaaagtcTCATTATTGTCTGTCGTTTCGcaactgtcgcgtcgtagatcttaaactccctaataccACCTGAGCACCCGGTTTCAATCAATTGAGATTGATTTTGCAAAATATCGAGCAATTTGTAAATTGTTTCCGTGTTTGCCGTGGACCGTTGGGATGTAGTTATTTCCATCGTTTTGTATCAGTTTTGACCGAAAAACAATGCCCCATTGATGGAATCGATTCCCAAGGATCCTGGGACACTTTGCTGTGGTGGCATATTCCGAGATCCAAGAAACATGCCGTCTAATCAGAGTTAACTCTGGTCTAATACAGCGGCATCGTGAAGTGTGATCccgcgggttttttttttaacgctacTTATTTAGTAAcgaggaaggcctgaaaaattgcGAGGATCACACATTTCAAAATTCGTTCAATTCGCAGTTCTAATACAAGACTTTCATGTATCAGCATCATGTATGTAGATCCACAGCGGCATAGTACGATTCAAGCCACTTTATGTAGGCGTCAAAAGGTGTCATTTTGTGTCCccttaacaactttatttagtGCTGGTTGGTTAAGGTTCTGCTTATACTTTGTTTGAGGGAGATACTTTGTGACAATTACATATGTCTCCTTAAGCCTAAGAATCCTATTTAGTACTGTTTAGTGAAGGTTCTACATACACTTTATGCAACTTATCTCATGTCAGTATATTGGACAACTCACTCAAGAACCGTTCAGTGGTTACCACAGTCATCTTATCTCATATAAACTCCAATTCAGTCCTCGCCGAGTTAACTGTAAGCAAACGGCAATAGGTAAATTCTGTGTGTTGGTTAAAGTAAATAAGTTCAAGCAGAACATATATCCTTTCATAACTGCTAGGGTTTTTAAACGCTGatcttattttctctttttgttcttCAGTTTCGTCGGAAACGAATTCGTCAATGTCAGCCACGCCAACAATAATGTCACCCATGTCGGCATCAATGTCATCCATGTCGGCATCAACGTCATCAATGTCATCCATGTCGACATCAATGTCATCCATGTTGACATCAACGTCATCCATGTCGGCATCAACGTCAAACAAGTCGGCATCAACGTCATCAATGTCATCCATGTCGACATCAATGTCATCCATGTCGACATTAACGTCATCCATGTCGGCATCAACGTCAAACAAGTCGGCATCAACGTCATCAATGTCATCCATATCGACATCAATGTCATCCATGTCGACATCAATGTCATCCATGTCGACATTAACGTCATCCATGTCGGCATCAACGTCAAACAAGTCGGCATCAACGTCATCAATGTCATCCATGTCGACATCAATGTCATCCATGCCGACATCAATGTCATCCATGTCGACATTAACGTCATCCATGTCGGCATCAACGTCAAACAAGTCGGCATCAACGTCATCCATGTCGGTATCAACGTCATCCATGTCGTCATCAATGTCAACTTCCATGACGCCGCCTCTCGAGTCAACATCGATGACGAAATCCATGGTGGTAATGGAACGTATCACGTCATCACAGACCATGGCAACGATGTCATCGGCTGCTAGCACACCAGGCGATGGAAATACAAGTGGACAAGGCGGAGACACTAGTGCGGAAGTCGGTATGTGTTTATCATTAACAGTGACAACTCATTGCGCCTCTTTGAATCATATAGTTTTTATGTAACAATTGAGGTACTAAACGCGTTGTTATTGGTCAAAAACGTATAGTCGGTAAACTCATACTACCGTTATTCGCAATCATGCGTTGTATGATGAATATAAGGATGATTCAAACCTTGATCACTGCGTAAGAAACCCTACGCAAGCTTTCTCGTGAAACTCCTTGCTGttacttacatttttttttcgtaaaagcAATGGACCATATTATCAAGGGGTTTTGCGACGTATTGAATCCCCTTGAGATGTAAGGAGAACACTCGAAGGATCATTCTCAGCAGCTGGGAACAGAACCTTATGTAAAAacaagtatcttacacaaggcttgtgtaagatgcttacggaaggcttgtgtaagtgtccttacacaaggcttgtgtaagatgcTTAGgaaaggcttgtgtaagagtccttacacaaggcttgtgtaagatacttacggaaggcttgtgtaagtgtccttacacaaggcttgtgtaagatgcTTAGgaaaggcttgtgtaagagtccttacacaaggcttgtgtaagatacttacggaaggcttgtgtaagtgtccttacacaaggcttgtgtaagatgcTAAGgaaaggcttgtgtaagattcCTTACACAAGGcctgtgtaagatacttacagaaggcttgtgtaagaatccttacacaaagcttgtgtaagatacttacagagGGCTTGCGTAAGattccttacacaaggcttgtgtaagataatTACACAGCGCTTCTGTGCGTCCTTACACAAGgtttgtgtaagatacttacagaagGCTTGCGTAAGAGCCCTTACAAAAGGCTTGTTTTCAGAAGGCTTCTGTAAGATACTTTCGAAAGGCAACAATAGGCCTCACACAAGGCATTTGAAACAGGTACTTGACAAAGGGTTGTGCAAACTGAAAAAGGCTTGTGTATCGCTAAGGGTGCATGTTGTCTAAAGACTTGTATTAGAGTCGTTCTACTATGTACAAACGCTCTTGGTATCTATCTTTAAAACCATCCCGTTTTTCAACGCCATTTGAGTAATcgatattgtttttttcttttttttttctttttctgcgaTTGTAGTGCTTACTGCCACTTGCAGAGTAAGGAGTTGTTATTGATGATTTGTAAACTACCATTCTTCGCTCCATCTGAGAGAGTccttcttctcttctttttcatttttgtgaacATGTCAACATACTGTTGTTCCAGGGGCGATTTTCCGTTCTTCCCCATCGTTCACCTTCGCAACAGTAGTTCGTCCTAACCTGGACTGAATTAACCATCAAACCTCGAAAAAATACCTTTTTGAGAAACATACAATTTGTGCCGTTAGTTGGGTAAATAGAACACATCACTATGGTGAAAAGCCCACGTGGATTTAAAACTGCTTCTCAAAGGCGCTATAAAGAATTAAAGTTAAGATTTACTTAAATTTATTAAACAGCTGTTGAGATTTTCCAATCAAGATCGACTCTGTATTAAGATAGTTCATTGTTTTCGGAAActtcataaaaacaaaaaacgtcGAGGGAAGGCCGGTTCGTCTGTTTGAATACCACTCCTTACGCAATTGTTTAATCATATTTTCAGATTCAAAACGCGAGACCATCATAATTCTGCTATCCGTGTCCATTGGTGTTGTGTGTGTTGCTGTTATCCTCATCATCGTAGCAGTATGTTATGTCCTCAAAAGGTAAGTTTCCTGGCTGTCTCCTTAACAAAACGACTAAGGGCGTTCAAGTGGGTTGCAGACTACTTTTGACTGTACTGCATCTATCTGAAACAAATCGGCAGATCGGCTGAAATATTTCATGGGAACTTGAAAAGGACGCTTCTAAAGAGAGACACTTGATCAAACGCTGTGTCGCAGATGTTATAACTTCGAATcccgtttatttgttgttgctgtCTTGTTTGTCTTTCATGCTGTCCTCTCATTTACAGCCCCCCTTAGGCCTGCTTTCCGGATAATCACCTCGGTCGCTCAAGATGGTGTAGGCATAATTGTGATCGCCAATAGGTAGAGCACTATTTCGAGCGTTCGATGCAATAGCTGTTCGTACAGTTGAGCAAACCTTCTTTTGTTAAgagctgcatgcagacgaggatAGTATCTCAattcaatggaaaatgacccactGGCTTCGTTTGTGTGTCAACACCGCTGATTGCTGTAATGGAAATCAGATGTAGGACTGCGTGTAGCGTGTAGTTCGGGTCTCCTTCCTCGCCGAAATAAGAGAGTACTCGCAGTCAGCCtaataatagaccttttccGCTTGCGAATtctttcccaatacagatcatagGGCGATACCAAGGAGAGTATTGTCTTTTcaagttggacattttcatgctcgcacgcattttttttttaatgacgaTAGAGGGTCAAACCTCCTATTGTAGCTATCGTCAAATGACCTGTATTGGAATAACAAAATCATCAAGTGCACAAGGTCAATTGCGATGACATTCACCCTTAACCAAGCGTCATGTGAGAAAAGGACTTTGATTTCGTTAAATGCATGCCGTTTGtaacttaaaaatttattttatgtttcatttgttttcagtATTTAACAAAACCAAATGCAGACAGCCCTTGCTAGAGATGATGCAATCATCAACACTGTAAGgataactgaaaaaaattggAGACTTCGACCAACTGCAAAGCAGTATAGACTTTTGCCTGAGAGCATGACTGTGTAACAAACGTTTCACTCAAACAGTATTATTTAACGTTTTATTCTAAAGAAAGTAAAGGGCGAACCCCTCAACATGGAAATAATGACATTTTAGTCACCCGTTTTTTAACACTTTGGGTTTCAACCCCAGAGAAACTTACAACACCCTTGCACAGCATCATAGACATATCCATAAGAAAAACTGCTCAGTAGCTTCCATTTGAATCTCCATAATACCGCAGTTCTTTCAACAAGCCCCTTCCACGGGAATTAGGGTAGGTGAGCATTGGAAGGATCGGGGGAGGGGTGGGGTAAATTGGCATGGGGCCAATAGTAGGACCTGAATGGGTCCGAGGGAACTTCGTGTTCCATAATTAAAAACTTCTGGAGAAACTGCTTAACATCCATGCACAGAATAGTGATAGGAGATATGGTAAAGATAGAGAACTACGTACGTCAAGACAAGTCAAGTTTTAGTTAGCGCTAgttaatcaaaattaaaatttttcacaatGATAGCAGATACAGTACTACACAGATTGCTTAATCAAGAAAGGTTACATAACCTTTGTGACGTTAGAGAATTACCACGAATCGGACTTGCTCAAGCAACGTGCCAGCTTTAGAAGAGGAGGATTTAGAACACACAGTCACTAAAATTACAGTCATGGATCTCACAATAATTTTGGTAGTTTCTAAACATAAGATTTTTAGATACTTTAATGTAGACGAAAGAGTCAAAGAAATTAAGCGGAAGAAAGGAAATTCAACGTAcgattttcagtttttgtgAAATTTATGCGTAAAAAGAATTATGTtgtggaatttctctttttcGTTAAAAACCACAACCGTGCCATGGCAAAATGCAACTTTCATATTGTCAGTTGGATTTTAGACCTgcctttatatatttttttagttatCTTAAGCACTGTTACGTTTGACAATATTACGTCTTCGTTCTCGATTTTCGCATGACGTCGAGGTAACACGTCGTTGCCCGGTGCCACGAACGTCCATAAGTTGCCAAACAGACGTTTGAAAAATTCGTAGCGAGATTTCAGGAGGAAAGGCCGAATTCTTCTTTCTGTAGCGCTTTTTACGACTTGTCTGGAACACTTTTGTTCCCATATTTCATTCAAGTTATGCGGCAATGGAAACTGAGGAAGAAGTGGCAGGAAATGTTCACGGCGTAACAGTGCATTAAAGGAATAAACAGATGACTTTTTTGTTAGGAGCCAAGCGGCTTGCAAAACGTGATCTTCTAGATCTTTCGCACATATTTTATTCCACAACATATAACCTCAGGAGAAGCAAAGTTGTATACTTGAGGTAGAATAAAACTTATGTTTGTTCACGTTTTTGGTAACTCCCACCACGTTTATGTTAACTATAACGGAGATCTGAACCCCTTGGATGAAAGGAAGAAGAATCTCTATCGCACGACCGAAGAGCTGTCATCGCCTTGACAACGACGACGACGGAAACAacaaccccacaaatttgcatatttgacaatgaaaaacagtatttgtgcacgctttgcacgtgcatttttcattttctgacattttgaagacgttctcgttctttctacgccgtgaaatgacctgttttgcagttgtgtggacgacgagagcatatgatgacaaatgttcattttgtcttcttatgccacaagcgctggttccgattttattccaggatagttagaacacatttttcaagcataatgactttgaataattgaaaaataattgcaggaacgcgaagttacattttcagatgacgttctcgcttccgtcgccgtttGCGATGTTTGCTTAAGTTTCCTATTATAAAAGCACTGACATCTTCTTGTTTCATCATAATATTCATCATCACGGTCACCTCCTCTTTACATGTTTGtcaatatttttatcatcttTGTCGGCGTAATCATTGACTTCACCGATCGCCGGCAGAAAAGAAAGGGTGAGTTGAGAATATTTCGCAGCCTACTGTAGGCGCCAATCCTTTCTACACTGCAAAACATCCAACGAAATCAGTGGCCCTCTTCTTTTGAACGCACACCTCATCAAAGTTAATTCAACTCGAGAGAAGCTTCAAAACAACTGCAACCCCTTTGGAGTCGTACTTCTTGAGTTTAGCAACACGAGGCAGCAACCGGTTCCTCACAGTTTTCGATACTCCAGGCACAGAAGATTCTAGCAGACTGGGAGTGAAGCACATGAGAAAGAAAATCTTTAAAACATATATCCTTTGAAATCATTATTTCAGTGGCGCGAAGCCACTGTGAAGCTTGAAAATACACTCGCCTTTCACCATCCTGTACGTATCTAGTTTGAAcaagctttttttttagttcttggGACGTCACGTGGGTAAGTAAGCGATCAGTTGATTGATTCACCATATTCAACCAATCCTCGCTACCGTTTCTGTCGCCATTGCATGTAAGCTTCCTACAATTCTTTCATATTACAAACAGTTCAGGCTTGTATAGAAACTTCTCCAGCTTGTACATTCTCTTTCAAATACAGCCCACGTGATTACACCCCAAGGAGTAGTTCCTTTGAAATTTCACCTCCCGCACGTGGATGTGTACACATAAATTATGAACAGACAAAAAGAATATCACGTTCTCGGCATTGGCAAAGCagaatgtacaagctaaagaggtctatttcgAGGAGACGTCTTCGCTGACGTCGACGTCTTAGGAAGGATTACGAAATTTTAATGACTTTAAGAACTTCTCAACTCTGCATGATGTGTTTCTacagttctgattggctcagacaTCATTTCAGTATGTCAAGGTGGAGAACCTACCTTGCGACTACAAACGCCCCTCTGTTTACTTTGCACCACTCAAAAATCTTTCCTGGATCAATGTATTCAAGAAGGACGTTGCTGAACAGCACTTAAAACACGGAAGGAAATAAATAACCAAAGATTAGTAGAAATATCCTTTTGTGTCCAAACACTTTCTATCAGacatgtccagaaatgcactctTGAAATATACGCCACATTTTGACGCCTCTTCACCATCAACTGTGGCGAGAAATTTTACAGGGAAGTAATGGTCATAAAGT
This window of the Acropora muricata isolate sample 2 chromosome 14, ASM3666990v1, whole genome shotgun sequence genome carries:
- the LOC136898937 gene encoding uncharacterized protein — its product is MSSFKTRTLVTFYVVVLTITLNEASVTSTVSSETNSSMSATPTIMSPMSASMSSMSASTSSMSSMSTSMSSMLTSTSSMSASTSNKSASTSSMSSMSTSMSSMSTLTSSMSASTSNKSASTSSMSSISTSMSSMSTSMSSMSTLTSSMSASTSNKSASTSSMSSMSTSMSSMPTSMSSMSTLTSSMSASTSNKSASTSSMSVSTSSMSSSMSTSMTPPLESTSMTKSMVVMERITSSQTMATMSSAASTPGDGNTSGQGGDTSAEVDSKRETIIILLSVSIGVVCVAVILIIVAVCYVLKSI